In Streptomyces sp. NBC_00683, the DNA window GGCATCTGTCATGCTCAAGGCAACCTGCTCGGTGGCGGTCGGCGCCGCCGCTGCCGCGGTTCTCGGCCGGAAGACCGGACCGCGCATCGGCACGGCCGTCGACACGGACGCCCTGGCCGACGACGCCCCCCACCGGGCCCACCCCGTCGACTTCGCCAGGAAGAACGGACAGCTCGTCCGGGGCCACACCCTCGTCCGGCACAGTCGGCTTCCTGCCTGGACCGACAACGGTGGCTTCACCGCCGAGGAGCTGCGGGAGATCCTGCACCGCCACATCGCGGCGGACGTCCTCGACGAGAACAACACGGCCGAGCCCGCCTACGGCACGCAGCGTCAGACCCTGACGCTCGCCGCGGGCCGGCACTGAACGCGCACCAGCTCCATGGGTACGGAAGAGGCGACTCAATGACCGAAGACCTCCGGATCACCGGAGTGAGAATCACCCCTGTTGCCTTTCGGGACCCGGCTCTGCTGAACGCGGTCGGTGTGCACGAACCCTTCGCGCTGCGTGCGATCGTCGAGGTCGACACGGGCGACGGCCTGGTCGGTCTCGGCGAGACCTACGCGGACGAGGGGCATCTGCACCGGCTGCGGGCAGCCGCGGAGGCCGTCACCGGCATGGACGTGTACGCGCTCGGTGCCATGCACCGCAGGGTGGCCGACGTGCTGGCCGGCGACAGCGGAACCGGCGGATCCGGACTCACCGGAATGATCACCACGAGCAGCGCCGTGGACCGGGTGTTCTCCCCGTTCGAGGTGGCCTGCCTGGATATCCAGGGCAAGGCGGCGGGCCGCCCGGTGAGCGACCTTCTCGGCGGTGCCGTACGGGACTCCGTTCCGTTCAGCGCCTATCTCTTCTACAAGTGGGCGGCGCATCCCGGGGCCGAGCCTGACAGCTGGGGCGAGGCCCTGGACCCGGACGCGATCGTCGCCCAGGCCCGACGCATGATCGCCGAGTACGGCTTCTCGGCGGTCAAGCTGAAGGGCGGGGTGCGGCCGCCCGAGGAGGAGGTCCAGGCGATCCTGGCCCTGCGCGAGGCATTTCCCGCGCTGCCGCTGCGGCTCGACCCCAACGCGGCCTGGAGCGTCACCACTTCGATCGAAGTGGCGCGCCGTCTCGAGGGCGTCCTGGAGTACCTGGAGGATCCGACACCCGACCTCGACGGTATGGCGC includes these proteins:
- a CDS encoding endo-1,4-beta-xylanase, whose product is MLKATCSVAVGAAAAAVLGRKTGPRIGTAVDTDALADDAPHRAHPVDFARKNGQLVRGHTLVRHSRLPAWTDNGGFTAEELREILHRHIAADVLDENNTAEPAYGTQRQTLTLAAGRH
- a CDS encoding glucarate dehydratase family protein, whose product is MTEDLRITGVRITPVAFRDPALLNAVGVHEPFALRAIVEVDTGDGLVGLGETYADEGHLHRLRAAAEAVTGMDVYALGAMHRRVADVLAGDSGTGGSGLTGMITTSSAVDRVFSPFEVACLDIQGKAAGRPVSDLLGGAVRDSVPFSAYLFYKWAAHPGAEPDSWGEALDPDAIVAQARRMIAEYGFSAVKLKGGVRPPEEEVQAILALREAFPALPLRLDPNAAWSVTTSIEVARRLEGVLEYLEDPTPDLDGMARVARETSIPLATNMCVVAFEHLAPAVEQGSVQVVLSDHHYWGGLNRSRLLSGICDTFGLGLSMHSNSHLGISLAAMTHLAAATPNLTYACDTHWPWKTEDIVVPGTLAFADGAVKVPRGPGLGIELDRDALARLHEQYIACGLRNRDDTGYMQRIDPYYEKKTPRW